The DNA window CATGAACACTGAatgtctgaacctttctgactaaacccccatgcgggaccttgtcaaaggtcttactaaagtccatgtagacaacgtccacagcctttccttcatcaactttcttggtaacctcctcaaaaaattctatagaATTGGTTAAATACAGCCTAAcacatacaaagccatgttgactctccctaatcagtttctgtctatccaaataattgtatatctaatctcttagaacaccttctaataaCTTACTACTGATTTCCAGGGTCATCtttaaacaacatgagctacccaccaatcctccagcatcacacctgtggctaaggacatgttAAATACAGTATacctgccagagcccctgcaatttctactccaGCTTCACTCAAGGTtggaggaaatatcttgtcaagtCCTGGGGAGTTATCCACTTATTTGCTGCAAGACAGCAAgcgcttcctcctctttaatctgtacgttccatgacctcactgctcgttttccttacttcccgtgactctgtgcccatttcctgagtaaatacagatgcaaacaaaaacatttcagatctcccccatttcctttttattccatacaaagccgaccactctgatcttcaaggcaaCCAACTTTGCTCATTacgatccttttgctcttaatatacctgtagaaatcctgaggattttccttcaaattgtctgccaaagcaacctcatatcttttttttgccttcctgatttctttccaaagttttttcttgcatttttaaattcTGATTAAGTGCCTGTTTTGCTCCATATTGCCTATACCTgtaatacacctctctcttcttttgaACCAGATCCACAagatccctcgaaaaccaaagttccctataCCTGCTAACTTTGCTTTAAATCCTGGTAGGTACacataaactctgtactctcaaaatgtcacctgtgaaggtcctccacttatttCACacgtccttgcccgaaaacacctgtcccaatccacacatttctCATTtcaaaaattggcctttctccaatttagaatctcaacccgaggcccagacctgtccttctccacaattatcttgaaactaatggcattatgatcactggacccaaaatttcCCCTACACACACTTCTATCAAGTGACTTGTCTCATGTACCAAAAGGCAGGGGTGCTGTGGTGTTGGAACCCACCAGAGCACCACTGCAGCACGTCAGGGGGCCTCCTTGTTGCTAAActctggcacctaaaaatttAGCCCTGCACCCCTGCCAATAGGAAATCCAGTGCTGCCactctctcttgttggtacctctatatattgattgataaaattttcctgaacacatttgacaaaccccaagccatccagccctcttacagtAAAGGggtcccagtcaatatgagggaaagttaaaatctcagaCGATCACAACcgtatgtttcctgcagctgtctgctctctctctctcctcaaatttgctcctccaattcttgatgACTATTTaggggtctataatacaaccccataagtgtgttcatctctttaccattcctcagctccacccatatagcctcagaagACGATCCCTCTGCTCTGTCCTGTCTGAgtacaactgtgatattttccctgcccGAATTATGGGTCTCCATCTGCTCCAATAACCATAGCGAACAAGCCCTGCCACATTCAGAATTTATTCACAGTTCACCAAGGACTGGTCTGTTCAACCATTAGTGCCTTGCGTTCTTTCTGTccgaatgcatcacctcacacttgtctgttttCATCTGCCCGTCTTCCCTTCGCCCTTCTCTCCTCCTTCTGCTTTACCGAACTTCCAAATGCTACACTGACAAGTGTCAAAATGCTGCCCTAGGCAATCATGCCCAAGTTCAACCGCATAATCTTTTAATTTACAGCGCGGCAGTGCTCTCCGGTACTGACCCAGAACGTCACTCACAACCTTCCTCCGGTATGAAGCTCACCCAACCACTCCATCGCTAACACCTTACTAACCATCCTGGCTTAGATCCTTCATCAAGCCCTTTGGAAAAATACACTTAATATTGAGGCGTTTTCACAAAGTATTTCTCTTCTAGTTCCCCATCCAACTTCCCTCAACGCATCCTTCACCAACACCATTCCTGTCTCACCCTTTCttcacctccccacccactcctccCATTCCCACCACCCATCCCCCGTCCCACGATCACATCCCTTTCCCTCTACCCCACCacccttccccaccaccccctacCACCCATCCCCCCACACCctaccacaccctgcactctaccaCCTCCGTACCCTACCAACCatacccccttccctccacccccgcaCTCTACCACCCATACGCCCTTCCCACCACCCATCCCCCTTCCCACTACCATATCCCCTTGCCTCTACCCCCACACCCTACCACGCCTGCACCCTACCTCCTCCGTACCCTACCTCCTCCGTACCCTACCTCCTCCGTACCCTACCTCCTCCGTACCCTACCTCCTCCGTACCCTACCTCCTCCGTACCCTACCACCTCCGTACCCTACCACCTCCATACCCTACCACCCATCCCCCTTCCCACTACCATATCCCCTTGCCTCTACCCCCACACCCTACCACGCCTGCACCCTACCTCCTCCGTACCCTACCTCCTCCGTACCCTACCTCCTCCGTACCCTACCTCCTCCGTACCCTACCTCCTCCGTACCCTACCTCCTCCGTACCCTACCACCTCCGTACCCTACCACCTCCATACCCTACCACCCATCCCCCTTCCCACTACCATATCCCCTTGCCTCTACCCCCACACCCTACCACGCCTGCACCCTACCTCCTCCGTACCCTACCACCTCCGTACCCTACCACCCATCCCCCTTCCCACTACCATTcttttccctctcccccaccacccacaccccccacaccctaccccatccccttccctctaccCCGAACCCCCGCCACCCTACCTTGTTGAGCCCCAGCTGGCCGCGCGCCCTCGCGGGCGTGAGCACGTACAGGAGCGCGCTCGCCGCCACCGCACCCGCGCCCTGCATCAGGGCGGAGAGAAGGGCCCGCAGCGGCCGGGTGCGGAGGCCGAGCAGCAACGCCAGGCTCACGGCGGGGTTCAGGTGGCCGGCTCCCAGCGGCCGGGTCAGCAGCGAGGCGGCGGCCACGGACAGGCCGAAGGCCAGGGCCACGGACAGGGCAGCGGGCGGGCGCTCCGGCCAGGGCAGCGCTGCGGCCAGGCCGCAGAACACGAGCACGGCGGAACCCAGCAGCTCGGCGGGGAGGGCCCGCCACAGGGAGTCAGGGGGCGGCGGGGGGCGCTGCATGGGGCCGGACTGGATCAGGGCCAGAGCGGAGCGGACTGGATCAGGGCCAGAGCGGAGCGGGCCGGGGGGACCGGACTGGATCAGGGCCAGAGCGGACTGGACCAGACTCTCTTCCTCATCTACAGGTACAATCCCCCAACTccaccccctcatccccccccccaactccaccccctcatccccccccccaactccaccccctcatcccccccccacccccccccaactccaccccctcatccccccccaactccaccccctcatcccccccccaactccatcccccccccaactccatccCCCCAACtctacccccccatccccccaactctacccccccatccccccaactccaccccgccccccctccccaactacGGGTCCCAGAGCCCACCGGTGAACCAGACCAAACTGGGTTGGGTTGGGCTGGACTGGACTGGAGCCTACCAggctctccccctcacccacaggGACATCCCCTTCATCCACCCCAAACTCCACCCTCTcatcccatcccctctccccttcattgACAGGTACAgcccctcatcccctccctcccccaactctTCTCTCCtcatcccccatcccctccctcctcatctaCAGGTACAGcccatcaccctcccccccccccatcctcctcccttcctctcccccacactctccccctccctctctgtctggGCAGCTCTGGGGATTTTCCACAGCCAGCCTCCCACCTCCCTTTCTGCACAAAACTTTCCACAGGACATTGGAGCTAGATCCCTACCTCCTGGGACCTGGTGCTGGTGGTTCCCCACTCCCTGCCCTTCCAGCAACATTGGACCTGTTCCAGTTTGCCTTCCATCAACAAATAATGCTGtagccttgaccctccactccgtcctgacccaccttAAGCTCAACATGCAGCACAATCACATCTCAGAGGCTGGGACTCTACATTCATCTCTACACATGGATTCTGGACTTATTTGTGGAAAGTCTGTCTGTGGAAAGCAAGATCTCCGGTCCCATC is part of the Narcine bancroftii isolate sNarBan1 chromosome 12, sNarBan1.hap1, whole genome shotgun sequence genome and encodes:
- the LOC138746794 gene encoding aquaporin-5-like isoform X4 translates to MQRPPPPPDSLWRALPAELLGSAVLVFCGLAAALPWPERPPAALSVALAFGLSVAAASLLTRPLGAGHLNPAVSLALLLGLRTRPLRALLSALMQGAGAVAASALLYVLTPARARGQLGLNKPSAGVTQIQALGIEVIVTFQLVLCVFVISSKENNFEGSAPVALGASVTLGHLVARAQQTDCAACPQIPYTGCSMNPARSLGPAVVTSNFSQHW